In Acinonyx jubatus isolate Ajub_Pintada_27869175 chromosome A3, VMU_Ajub_asm_v1.0, whole genome shotgun sequence, a genomic segment contains:
- the HK2 gene encoding hexokinase-2 isoform X1, giving the protein MIASHLLAYFFTELNHDQVQKVDQYLYHMRLSDENLLEISQRFRKEMEKGLGATTHPTASVKMLPTFVRSTPDGTEHGEFLALDLGGTNFRVLRVRVTDNGLQKVEMENQIYAIPEDLMRGSGTQLFDHIAECLANFMDKLQIKDKKLPLGFTFSFPCVQTKLDESFLVSWTKGFKSSGVEGKDVVTLIRKAIQRRGDFDIDIVAVVNDTVGTMMTCGYDDQNCEIGLIVGTGSNACYMEEMRHIDMVEGDEGRMCINMEWGAFGDDGTLDDFRTEFDQEIDMGSLNPGKQLFEKMISGMYMGELVRLILVKMAKEELLFGGKLSPGLLATGHFETKDVSDIEGEKDGIRKAREVLVRLGIDPTQEDCVATHRVCQIVSTRSASLCAATLAAVLRRIKENKGEERLRSTIGVDGSVYKKHPHFAKRLHKTVRRLVPDCDVRFLRSEDGSGKGAAMVTAVAYRLADQHRARQNTLESLKLNREQLLEVKKRMKVEMERGLSKETHTIAPVKMLPTYVCATPDGTEKGDFLALDLGGTNFRVLLVRVRNGKRRGVEMHNKIYSIPQEVMHGTGDELFDHIVQCIADFLEYMGMKGVSLPLGFTFSFPCQQNSLDESILLKWTKGFKASGCEGEDVVTLLKEAIHRREEFDLDVVAVVNDTVGTMMTCGYEDPHCEIGLIVGTGSNACYMEEMRNVELVEGEEGRMCVNMEWGAFGDNGCLDDFRTEFDVAVDELSLNPGKQRFEKMISGMYLGEIVRNILIDFTKRGLLFRGRISERLKTRGIFETKFLSQIESDCLALLQVRAILHHLGLESTCDDSIIVKEVCTVVARRAAQLCGAGMAAVVDKIRENRGLDTLKVTVGVDGTLYKLHPHFAKVMHETVKDLAPKCDVSFLESEDGSGKGAALITAVACRIREAGQR; this is encoded by the exons AACATGGAGAGTTTCTGGCTCTGGACCTTGGGGGGACCAACTTCCGTGTGCTTCGTGTAAGAGTAACAGACAATGGGCTCCAGAAGGTTGAGATGGAGAACCAGATCTATGCCATCCCTGAGGACCTCATGCGAGGCAGCGGCACCCAG CTGTTTGACCACATTGCTGAATGCCTGGCTAACTTCATGGATAAGCTACAAATCAAAGACAAGAAGCTTCCCTTGGGTTTTACTTTCTCATTCCCCTGTGTCCAAACGAAGCTAGATGAG AGTTTCCTGGTCTCCTGGACCAAGGGGTTCAAGTCCAGTGGTGTGGAAGGCAAAGACGTGGTTACTCTGATCCGGAAGGCCATCCAGAGGAGAGGG GACTTTGATATTGATATTGTGGCCGTGGTGAATGACACAGTTGGGACCATGATGACCTGTGGTTATGATGACCAGAATTGTGAGATTGGTCTCATTGTGG GCACGGGCAGCAATGCCTGCTACATGGAAGAGATGCGCCACATTGACATGGTGGAGGGCGACGAGGGGCGGATGTGTATCAACATGGAGTGGGGGGCCTTTGGGGACGACGGCACACTTGATGACTTCCGCACTGAGTTTGATCAGGAGATCGACATGGGCTCCCTGAACCCTGGGAAGCAACT ATTTGAGAAGATGATCAGTGGGATGTATATGGGTGAACTGGTGAGACTTATCCTGGTGAAGATGGCCAAGGAGGAGCTGCTTTTTGGGGGGAAGCTCAGCCCAGGGCTCCTCGCCACTGGCCACTTTGAGACCAAAGACGTTTCAGATATTGAAGG GGAGAAGGACGGCATCCGGAAGGCCCGTGAGGTGCTAGTGCGGCTGGGCATAGACCCGACGCAGGAGGACTGCGTGGCCACTCACCGGGTGTGCCAGATCGTGTCCACACGCTCAGCCAGCCTGTGTGCAGCCACCCTGGCAGCCGTGCTGCGGCGCATCAAGGAGAACAAGGGCGAGGAGAGGCTGCGCTCCACCATTGGGGTTGATGGTTCTGTCTACAAGAAGCACCCTCA TTTCGCCAAGCGTCTTCACAAGACGGTTCGGCGCCTGGTGCCCGACTGCGACGTCCGTTTCCTGCGTTCCGAGGATGGCAGTGGCAAGGGGGCAGCCATGGTGACGGCAGTGGCCTACCGGCTGGCTGACCAACACAGAGCCCGCCAGAATACCCTGGAGTCTCTGAAGCTGAACCGTGAGCAGCTGCTAGAGGTTAAGAAGAGGATGAAGGTAGAAATGGAGCGAGGTCTGAGCAAGGAGACCCACACCATTGCCCCCGTCAAGATGCTGCCCACCTACGTGTGTGCCACCCCTGATGGCACAG AGAAAGGTGACTTCCTGGCCTTGGACCTTGGGGGTACCAATTTCCGGGTCCTGCTGGTGCGTGTGAGGAATGGGAAGAGGCGCGGAGTGGAGATGCACAACAAGATCTACTCTATCCCACAGGAGGTCATGCATGGCACAGGGGATGAG CTCTTTGACCACATCGTCCAGTGCATCGCCGACTTCCTTGAGTACATGGGCATGAAGGGCGTGTCCCTGCCTCTGGGTTtcaccttctccttcccctgccagCAGAACAGCCTGGATGAG AGCATCCTCCTCAAGTGGACTAAAGGCTTCAAGGCATCGGGCTGCGAGGGAGAGGATGTGGTCACCCTGCTGAAGGAAGCCATTCACCGGCGAGAG GAGTTTGACCTGGATGTGGTCGCCGTGGTGAATGACACAGTTGGGACGATGATGACCTGTGGCTATGAAGACCCTCACTGTGAAATCGGCCTCATTGTTG GCACGGGCAGCAACGCCTGCTACATGGAGGAGATGCGGAACGTGGAGCtggtggaaggggaggagggccgGATGTGTGTCAACATGGAGTGGGGGGCCTTCGGGGACAACGGGTGCCTGGACGACTTCCGCACGGAATTTGATGTGGCTGTGGATGAGCTTTCTCTCAACCCTGGCAAACAGAG GTTTGAGAAAATGATCAGTGGCATGTATTTGGGCGAGATTGTCCGTAACATCCTCATCGATTTCACCAAGCGTGGGCTGCTCTTCCGTGGCCGCATCTCAGAACGACTCAAGACAAGAGGAATCTTTGAAACCAAGTTCCTGTCTCAGATTGAGAG tgACTGCCTAGCCCTGCTGCAGGTCCGAGCCATCCTGCACCACTTGGGGCTCGAGAGCACCTGTGATGACAGCATCATCGTCAAAGAGGTGTGCACGGTGGTGGCACGGCGGGCAGCCCAGCTCTGTGGTGCGGGCATGGCCGCCGTGGTGGACAAAATACGAGAAAACCGTGGGTTGGACACCCTCAAAGTGACAGTAGGCGTGGATGGGACCCTCTACAAGCTACATCCTCA CTTTGCCAAAGTCATGCATGAGACGGTGAAAGACCTGGCTCCGAAATGTGATGTGTCCTTCCTGGAGTCAGAGGATGGCAGCGGGAAGGGGGCAGCTCTCATCACTGCTGTGGCCTGCCGCATCCGTGAGGCTGGACAGCGATAG
- the HK2 gene encoding hexokinase-2 isoform X2, with amino-acid sequence MRLSDENLLEISQRFRKEMEKGLGATTHPTASVKMLPTFVRSTPDGTEHGEFLALDLGGTNFRVLRVRVTDNGLQKVEMENQIYAIPEDLMRGSGTQLFDHIAECLANFMDKLQIKDKKLPLGFTFSFPCVQTKLDESFLVSWTKGFKSSGVEGKDVVTLIRKAIQRRGDFDIDIVAVVNDTVGTMMTCGYDDQNCEIGLIVGTGSNACYMEEMRHIDMVEGDEGRMCINMEWGAFGDDGTLDDFRTEFDQEIDMGSLNPGKQLFEKMISGMYMGELVRLILVKMAKEELLFGGKLSPGLLATGHFETKDVSDIEGEKDGIRKAREVLVRLGIDPTQEDCVATHRVCQIVSTRSASLCAATLAAVLRRIKENKGEERLRSTIGVDGSVYKKHPHFAKRLHKTVRRLVPDCDVRFLRSEDGSGKGAAMVTAVAYRLADQHRARQNTLESLKLNREQLLEVKKRMKVEMERGLSKETHTIAPVKMLPTYVCATPDGTEKGDFLALDLGGTNFRVLLVRVRNGKRRGVEMHNKIYSIPQEVMHGTGDELFDHIVQCIADFLEYMGMKGVSLPLGFTFSFPCQQNSLDESILLKWTKGFKASGCEGEDVVTLLKEAIHRREEFDLDVVAVVNDTVGTMMTCGYEDPHCEIGLIVGTGSNACYMEEMRNVELVEGEEGRMCVNMEWGAFGDNGCLDDFRTEFDVAVDELSLNPGKQRFEKMISGMYLGEIVRNILIDFTKRGLLFRGRISERLKTRGIFETKFLSQIESDCLALLQVRAILHHLGLESTCDDSIIVKEVCTVVARRAAQLCGAGMAAVVDKIRENRGLDTLKVTVGVDGTLYKLHPHFAKVMHETVKDLAPKCDVSFLESEDGSGKGAALITAVACRIREAGQR; translated from the exons AACATGGAGAGTTTCTGGCTCTGGACCTTGGGGGGACCAACTTCCGTGTGCTTCGTGTAAGAGTAACAGACAATGGGCTCCAGAAGGTTGAGATGGAGAACCAGATCTATGCCATCCCTGAGGACCTCATGCGAGGCAGCGGCACCCAG CTGTTTGACCACATTGCTGAATGCCTGGCTAACTTCATGGATAAGCTACAAATCAAAGACAAGAAGCTTCCCTTGGGTTTTACTTTCTCATTCCCCTGTGTCCAAACGAAGCTAGATGAG AGTTTCCTGGTCTCCTGGACCAAGGGGTTCAAGTCCAGTGGTGTGGAAGGCAAAGACGTGGTTACTCTGATCCGGAAGGCCATCCAGAGGAGAGGG GACTTTGATATTGATATTGTGGCCGTGGTGAATGACACAGTTGGGACCATGATGACCTGTGGTTATGATGACCAGAATTGTGAGATTGGTCTCATTGTGG GCACGGGCAGCAATGCCTGCTACATGGAAGAGATGCGCCACATTGACATGGTGGAGGGCGACGAGGGGCGGATGTGTATCAACATGGAGTGGGGGGCCTTTGGGGACGACGGCACACTTGATGACTTCCGCACTGAGTTTGATCAGGAGATCGACATGGGCTCCCTGAACCCTGGGAAGCAACT ATTTGAGAAGATGATCAGTGGGATGTATATGGGTGAACTGGTGAGACTTATCCTGGTGAAGATGGCCAAGGAGGAGCTGCTTTTTGGGGGGAAGCTCAGCCCAGGGCTCCTCGCCACTGGCCACTTTGAGACCAAAGACGTTTCAGATATTGAAGG GGAGAAGGACGGCATCCGGAAGGCCCGTGAGGTGCTAGTGCGGCTGGGCATAGACCCGACGCAGGAGGACTGCGTGGCCACTCACCGGGTGTGCCAGATCGTGTCCACACGCTCAGCCAGCCTGTGTGCAGCCACCCTGGCAGCCGTGCTGCGGCGCATCAAGGAGAACAAGGGCGAGGAGAGGCTGCGCTCCACCATTGGGGTTGATGGTTCTGTCTACAAGAAGCACCCTCA TTTCGCCAAGCGTCTTCACAAGACGGTTCGGCGCCTGGTGCCCGACTGCGACGTCCGTTTCCTGCGTTCCGAGGATGGCAGTGGCAAGGGGGCAGCCATGGTGACGGCAGTGGCCTACCGGCTGGCTGACCAACACAGAGCCCGCCAGAATACCCTGGAGTCTCTGAAGCTGAACCGTGAGCAGCTGCTAGAGGTTAAGAAGAGGATGAAGGTAGAAATGGAGCGAGGTCTGAGCAAGGAGACCCACACCATTGCCCCCGTCAAGATGCTGCCCACCTACGTGTGTGCCACCCCTGATGGCACAG AGAAAGGTGACTTCCTGGCCTTGGACCTTGGGGGTACCAATTTCCGGGTCCTGCTGGTGCGTGTGAGGAATGGGAAGAGGCGCGGAGTGGAGATGCACAACAAGATCTACTCTATCCCACAGGAGGTCATGCATGGCACAGGGGATGAG CTCTTTGACCACATCGTCCAGTGCATCGCCGACTTCCTTGAGTACATGGGCATGAAGGGCGTGTCCCTGCCTCTGGGTTtcaccttctccttcccctgccagCAGAACAGCCTGGATGAG AGCATCCTCCTCAAGTGGACTAAAGGCTTCAAGGCATCGGGCTGCGAGGGAGAGGATGTGGTCACCCTGCTGAAGGAAGCCATTCACCGGCGAGAG GAGTTTGACCTGGATGTGGTCGCCGTGGTGAATGACACAGTTGGGACGATGATGACCTGTGGCTATGAAGACCCTCACTGTGAAATCGGCCTCATTGTTG GCACGGGCAGCAACGCCTGCTACATGGAGGAGATGCGGAACGTGGAGCtggtggaaggggaggagggccgGATGTGTGTCAACATGGAGTGGGGGGCCTTCGGGGACAACGGGTGCCTGGACGACTTCCGCACGGAATTTGATGTGGCTGTGGATGAGCTTTCTCTCAACCCTGGCAAACAGAG GTTTGAGAAAATGATCAGTGGCATGTATTTGGGCGAGATTGTCCGTAACATCCTCATCGATTTCACCAAGCGTGGGCTGCTCTTCCGTGGCCGCATCTCAGAACGACTCAAGACAAGAGGAATCTTTGAAACCAAGTTCCTGTCTCAGATTGAGAG tgACTGCCTAGCCCTGCTGCAGGTCCGAGCCATCCTGCACCACTTGGGGCTCGAGAGCACCTGTGATGACAGCATCATCGTCAAAGAGGTGTGCACGGTGGTGGCACGGCGGGCAGCCCAGCTCTGTGGTGCGGGCATGGCCGCCGTGGTGGACAAAATACGAGAAAACCGTGGGTTGGACACCCTCAAAGTGACAGTAGGCGTGGATGGGACCCTCTACAAGCTACATCCTCA CTTTGCCAAAGTCATGCATGAGACGGTGAAAGACCTGGCTCCGAAATGTGATGTGTCCTTCCTGGAGTCAGAGGATGGCAGCGGGAAGGGGGCAGCTCTCATCACTGCTGTGGCCTGCCGCATCCGTGAGGCTGGACAGCGATAG